In the Mytilus galloprovincialis chromosome 10, xbMytGall1.hap1.1, whole genome shotgun sequence genome, one interval contains:
- the LOC143047418 gene encoding ATP synthase subunit b, mitochondrial-like codes for MLSRLALKSGSVGRFCGLQRCLPQITARPSSSTPAVGGDKPLPVLPQHQAMIEDMVRWTQANEVFYGKDRDTVNFPILKMSPEKPKMRFLVIPQEWFDALYTRTGVTGPYLLTYGLAATLVSKEIFIVDHVFADLMMLTPPVLLATYFWGPKVGTWFQKRIDKENNLIYEKPIADTKASCTKQMAKLETAKEALDATKDFVHAQKEYVLLQLEASYRERLNKVYTEVKKRLDFKMEVQNAQRRFEQEHMVNWITSNVVKSITPKEEEKSIADCIATLKKISQAQSATA; via the exons ATGCTGTCGAGACTAGCATTAAAATCAG gttCTGTAGGCAGGTTTTGTGGATTACAGAG ATGCCTACCACAGATCACTGCAAGACCATCCAGTTCGACGCCAGCAGTAGGAGGTGACAAACCCTTACCCGTCCTTCCTCAGCATCAGGCAATGATAGAAGACATGGTAAGATGGACACAAGCCAATGAAGTATTTTACGGCAAGGATAGAGATACAGTTAACTTTCCTATACTGAAAATGTCACCTGAGAAACCAAAAATGAGATTTTTAGTTATACCTCAAGAGTGGTTTGATGCCTTGTACACAAGGACAGGAGTTACAG GTCCATATTTACTCACATATGGACTTGCTGCTACATTGGTCAGCAAAGAAATCTTCATAGTTGACCACGTGTTTGCTGATTTGATGATGCTCACACCACCAGTGTTGTTGGCTACCTATTTTTGGGGACCAAAAGTTGGTACTTGGTTCCAGAAGAGAATTGAT aAAGAAAACAATCTGATCTATGAAAAACCAATAGCAGACACAAAGGCAAGCTGTACTAAACAAATGGCTAAACTTGAAACAGCTAAAGAGGCATTAGATGCCACCAAGGACTTTGTCCATGCTCAGAAG GAGTATGTTTTGCTCCAACTTGAGGCATCTTATAGAGAAAGATTGAACAAAGTCTACACAGAAGTAAAGAAAAGATTG gACTTCAAAATGGAAGTTCAGAATGCACAACGTAGATTTGAGCAAGAACACATGGTTAATTGGATCACATCCAATGTTGTCAAGAGTATAACACCAAAAGAG GAGGAGAAAAGTATTGCTGACTGTATAGCCACCCTGAAGAAGATATCACAGGCACAATCAGCAACAGCTTAA